From one Sardina pilchardus chromosome 6, fSarPil1.1, whole genome shotgun sequence genomic stretch:
- the LOC134081999 gene encoding uncharacterized protein LOC134081999 — translation MDFDVERTGHDYCSVPEAAAVDMVLHENSELKSQVEDLRKQLAQSKIIHRFGLQRFAGSDDDIRFYTRFATYNHLMAFWKLIEPATHRMIRSNSKVFKEPGNTRALPAVDELFMFLVYLSLGLKQKDLGHRFQVHQTTVSRIITTWVNFLYFVLGSVCIWMPKEQVRAHLPEEFHKFRDTQVILDCTEIRCQTPSSLLLQSEVFSNYKSHCTFKALIGMAPHGAITFVSALYAGSISDRELFKQSGIIDLLTPDMAIMVDKGFLIDRLVPCKIHRPVFLTKGKQMSVDEVTHTQSVARLRVHVERLIRRVKEHKLFDTVIPMSISGSINQLFTVACLLVNYQCGPLVKAWSH, via the exons ATGGACTTTGATGTGGAGAGGACTGGGCATGATTACTGTTCGGTACCCGAAGCTGCAGCTGTGGACATGGTGCTACATGAAAACTCGGAGTTAAAGAGTCAGGTTGAAGACCTACGGAAGCAATTGGCGCAGTCAAAGATCATACACCGCTTTGGTCTTCAGCGATTTGCTGGGTCCGATGACGACATACGCTTTTATACAAG ATTTGCAACATATAACCACCTGATGGCCTTCTGGAAGCTGATTGAGCCGGCAACTCACAGGATGATTCGGTCAAATTCCAAAGTTTTCAAGGAGCCTGGAAACACTCGGGCACTTCCTGCAGTCGATGAGCTCTTCATGTTCTTGGTATATCTCTCCTTAGGCCTCAAGCAAAAGGACCTTGGTCATCGTTTTCAAGTACATCAGACCACCGTAAGCCGCATCATAACAACTTGGGTCAACTTCCTGTACTTTGTCCTAGGGTCAGTGTGCATTTGGATGCCGAAAGAGCAAGTACGAGCCCATCTGCCAGAAGAATTTCATAAATTTCGAGACACACAAGTTATTCTAGACTGTACAGAGATCCGCTGCCAAACACCTTCCTCTTTGCTACTGCAAAGTGAGGTCTTTTCAAATTATAAGTCGCACTGCACCTTCAAAGCTTTAATCGGAATGGCACCTCATGGTGCAATAACATTTGTGAGTGCACTTTATGCAGGGTCTATTAGTGACCGGGAGCTGTTCAAACAGTCAGGGATCATTGACCTTCTTACCCCCGACATGGCCATCATGGTGGATAAGGGCTTCTTAATTGATAGACTAGTGCCATGCAAAATCCACCGACCTGTTTTCTTGACTAAGGGGAAACAAATGTCAGTTGATGAagtgacacacactcagtctgtgGCTAGGCTCAGGGTACATGTTGAGCGTCTTATCCGTCGAGTTAAGGAGCACAAGTTGTTTGACACAGTCATCCCCATGTCCATTTCTGGTAGCATAAACCAACTGTTCACAGTGGCATGTTTGCTTGTGAACTACCAATGTGGACCACTTGTTAAGGCATGGAGCCACTGA
- the LOC134082000 gene encoding uncharacterized protein LOC134082000, with amino-acid sequence MEVRKPQNSTAVCVRSSLYKALDGEMPDLATLRVAEAYKDFPHLLAPLVTTMGISAEVPLVQSAFGAVQAGSVLAFQQKPPEMREIINIPDSSAQPSLPIQGYRLEPTTCAYVLSEEEHVHMKSLQVSFHMAHRIEAATREQSSCQEWHRLRKMRVTSTRFHEACHVRCHTSAENLAHRILRGTVLTKDMRRGIDMEPVAVKEYCSLKNVNYSPCGFIIHPDAPWLGCSPDGVVFDPSEIPPFGLLEIKCPNIKSYVDCPYLKMSEGSLQLRRQHKYYWQVQGQILLTGLEWCDFVVCAQEDMLVERIHKNLDVMSTIRDQGDLFFFYHYLQKCLNV; translated from the exons ATGGAGGTCCGCAAACCTCAAAATTCTACGGCTGTATGTGTGAG AAGTTCTCTCTACAAAGCACTTGACGGGGAAATGCCAGATCTTGCCACATTGAGAGTGGCAGAAGCATATAAAGACTTCCCCCATTTGCTTGCACCTCTGGTGACCACCATGGGCATATCAGCGGAAGTCCCATTAGTTCAGTCAGCTTTTGGGGCTGTCCAGGCAGGGAGTGTGCTGGCATTTCAGCAAAAACCACCAGAAATGCGGGAAATCATCAACATCCCAGACTCCTCTGCCCAACCTTCCCTTCCCATCCAAGGCTATAGGCTTGAGCCAACCACATGCGCCTATGTGTTGTCAGAGGAGGAACATGTACATATGAAATCGCTACAAGTGTCATTCCACATGGCCCACAGGATTGAAGCTGCAACACGGGAGCAGAGCTCATGCCAGGAATGGCATCGACTGAGAAAGATGCGAGTTACATCTACACGCTTTCACGAGGCATGCCATGTTCGCTGTCATACATCAGCTGAAAATCTGGCACACAGAATTTTGAGGGGGACCGTCTTGACTAAGGACATGAGGAGAGGAATTGACATGGAGCCAGTTGCTGTGAAAGAGTACTGCAGTTTAAAAAATGTCAACTATTCACCCTGCGGGTTCATTATACACCCTGATGCTCCATGGCTGGGATGCTCCCCTGATGGAGTTGTGTTCGATCCTTCTGAAATCCCACCATTCGGTTTGCTGGAAATTAAATGCCCAAACATCAAGAGTTACGTTGACTGTCCGTACCTGAAGATGTCGGAAGGTTCTTTGCAGCTTAGGAGGCAGCACAAGTACTATTGGCAAGTACAAGGTCAGATCCTCCTAACAGGTTTAGAGTGGTGTGATTTTGTGGTATGTGCGCAGGAGGACATGCTTGTTGAGCGCATACACAAAAATCTAGATGTAATGAGCACCATTAGGGACCAAGgagatctgttttttttttaccactacCTACAGAAGTGTTTGAATGTATAA
- the LOC134082455 gene encoding C-C chemokine receptor type 5-like, translated as MESTTMFPNTTEYDYDYSTDSSITPCSLDPAETLGVSFRPALLWAVCVVGVLGNGLVLWVLARHRVRTMADVCLLNLALADLLLALLLPLWTRTGAGTDESTSVGTDESTGAGTEVANAAFCKFTAGMYQLGFTSGLLFVTLMSLDRYLAIVHAVASSAVRKLRYSVLVSGAAWAAAVALAAVKALFTVSEEGKCLVRYPTPARRLAHNLAEVGVCLGVCLPVLTFCYVRILVVVRQQRSSRRSRAVRLIFAIVAVFSVFWVPYYAVVLLQTLHRDLGLWSWCQMSQHLALALEVTETVTLTHCCVNPVIYAFVGEKFKKGLAQAWARRPLCAKLCPQAYSVTHTYSKPSDNDTSNTGVSSARLD; from the exons ATGGAAAG CACCACGATGTTCCCAAACACCACAGAGTATGACTACGACTACTCCACGGACTCCTCCATCACGCCCTGCAGCCTGGACCCAGCGGAGACGCTGGGGGTGTCCTTCCGCCCGGCGCTGCTGTGGGCCGTGTGCGTGGTGGGCGTGCTGGGCAACGGCCTGGTGCTGTGGGTGCTGGCGCGCCACCGCGTTCGCACCATGGCCGACGTGTGCCTGCTCAACCTGGCGCTGGCCGACCTCCTGCTCGCCCTGCTGCTGCCCCTCTGGACCCGCACGGGCGCGGGCACGGACGAGAGCACGAGCGTGGGCACGGACGAGAGCACGGGCGCGGGCACGGAGGTGGCGAACGCCGCCTTCTGCAAGTTCACGGCGGGCATGTACCAGCTGGGCTTCACCAGCGGGCTGCTCTTCGTGACGCTGATGAGCCTGGACCGCTACCTGGCCATCGTGCACGCCGTGGCGTCCTCGGCCGTGCGCAAGCTGCGCTACAGCGTGCTGGTCAGCGGCGCGGCGTGGGCGGCGGCCGTCGCGCTGGCCGCGGTCAAGGCCCTCTTCACCGTCAGCGAGGAGGGCAAGTGCCTGGTGCGCTACCCCACGCCCGCGCGCCGGCTGGCGCACAACCTGGCGGAGGTGGGCGTGTGCCTGGGCGTGTGCCTGCCCGTGCTCACCTTCTGCTACGTGCGCATCCTGGTGGTGGTGCGGCAGCAGCGGAGCTCCCGGAGGAGCCGCGCCGTGCGGCTCATCTTCGCCATCGTGGCGGTCTTCTCCGTCTTCTGGGTGCCCTACTACGCGGTGGTGCTGCTGCAGACGCTGCACCGAGACCTGGGGCTGTGGAGCTGGTGCCAGATGTCCCAGCACCTGGCGCTGGCGCTGGAGGTGACGGAGACCGTCACGCTCACGCACTGCTGCGTCAACCCCGTCATCTACGCCTTCGTGGGCGAGAAGTTCAAGAAGGGCTTGGCCCAGGCGTGGGCCAGGCGCCCTCTCTGTGCGAAGCTGTGTCCTCAGGCTTACTcggtcacacacacttactccaaACCTTCAGACAACGACACCTCCAACACAGGGGTGTCTTCAGCACGCTTGGATTAA
- the LOC134082457 gene encoding C-C chemokine receptor type 4-like produces MAYSYDLSMSNDTEENATYLDYSGYYGMAETETESELCSTEDVKNFSQVFLPTLYSLVFIVGLLGNGLVVCVLLWFRRKCNLTDVCLLNLALSDLLFVFSLPFWARYAALGYWPWDASMCRLVTLLYTLGFYGSIGFMVVMTLDRYLLIVHSPSITAWRTLRLGTVLIGAVWALSLVASLPNMVFVDVNGTGEAHATCALEMSAGSAWRSFEFMEMNILGLVLPLCIMVFCYGRIIPTLVNMKTQRKHKAIKLILAILVAFFLFWTPYHVVIFLHMLKQHGFFLNCNQMQRLELAMKWTETIAYTHCCLNPIIYAFAGEKFCRLVVKMLGQWLPMFSISREFSERRSSVYSRSSEITSTKLI; encoded by the exons ATGGCCTATAGTTATGACCTCAGCATGTCTA ATGATACTGAAGAAAACGCAACCTACCTGGACTACAGTGGCTACTATGGCATggcagaaacagagacagagtctGAACTGTGCTCAACTGAAGACGTGAAGAACTTCAGCCAAGTCTTCTTGCCCACGCTCTACAGCCTTGTTTTCATAGTGGGGTTGCTGGGCAACGGCCTGGTGGTGTGCGTCCTGCTGTGGTTCCGCCGCAAGTGCAACCTGACGGACGTCTGCCTGCTGAACCTGGCGCTGTCCGACCTGCTGTTCGTCTTCTCGCTGCCCTTCTGGGCGCGCTACGCCGCCCTCGGCTACTGGCCCTGGGACGCCTCCATGTGCCGCCTGGTCACCCTCCTCTACACGCTGGGTTTCTACGGCAGCATCGGCTTCATGGTCGTCATGACGCTGGACCGCTACCTGCTGATCGTCCACTCTCCGTCCATCACGGCGTGGCGCACTCTGCGTCTCGGCACCGTCCTGATCGGAGCCGTGTGGGCCCTGAGCCTGGTGGCCTCGCTGCCAAACATGGTCTTCGTGGACGTCAACGGGACCGGGGAAGCACACGCCACATGCGCCTTGGAGATGTCGGCGGGCTCGGCGTGGCGCTCCTTCGAGTTCATGGAGATGAACATCTTAGGGCTGGTGCTGCCGCTGTGCATCATGGTGTTCTGCTACGGCAGGATCATCCCCACGCTCGTCAACATGAAGACGCAGCGCAAGCACAAGGCCATCAAGCTCATCCTGGCCATCCTCGTcgccttcttcctcttctggaCGCCGTACCACGTGGTCATCTTCCTGCACATGCTCAAGCAGCACGGCTTCTTCCTCAACTGCAACCAGATGCAACGCCTCGAGCTGGCCATGAAGTGGACGGAGACTATCGCCTACACCCACTGCTGTCTCAACCCCATCATTTACGCCTTCGCCGGCGAGAAGTTCTGTCGTCTGGTGGTCAAGATGCTGGGCCAGTGGCTGCCCATGTTCTCTATCTCCAGGGAGTTCTCTGAACGCCGCAGCTCGGTCTACTCACGGTCATCAGAGATCACCAGCACCAAGCTGATATGA